TTGTGGTTTATGCCCGCTCTCAATACGGATTGGAGTTTACCCTCTACCAAGCTACCCGCTTTAAAAAACAATTCTTTCGCTTGTATCCAGGACTTACCAAGTGGCACGAACAAGTAAAGAAGGGAGTAAAGCGAAGCGGGCGCACTCTAAGTGGACGCAGACGGCTGTGGTCAAAAAAGCCACCGTTCACCGAACTAGTTAATCACCCTATCCAAGGCTCAGCCGCTGATATCCTCAAACTCAGTCTAGGTAAATTGCCTGCGGCTTTAAGGGGGACAGGGGCAAAGCTCATTGGCACAGTACATGATGAAATTTTGATTGAATGTCCTCTCGATACGGCAACTCAAGCTGCCCAAATTTTGGAGAGAGTTATGGTAGAAACGGGAGAGCAATATTTAGCTCCAATTCCCGTAGAAGTTGAAATCAAAATCGCTAAGAGTTGGGCAAAATAAAGCGATTCGTGCTCTAACCTCAAATTCACTGGTCAAATCGCGACCTGTAACTGTCGAACAGCTCATCGATCTTCTGGGGGTCAGATACAAGTGTCCCCCGCTCATCTCGGAACGTGCGATCTCGATCACCTCTAAAGGAAAGCCAGTTGAAACTCGTAGTAACAGCAAATTTTGTATCAGAGATAAGGATTTTCGCGTGGGTATCTCCCAGACGCTTAAGGACAAAACTATTTTTGTACTGACGTGCTAATTTTTGGATATTCTCCTCTGCTTTAATATCAGATGGATACCTTTTATCGTTGTCTTTTTCTCCCAACCCGTATCCAATAAAAACTTGCACTCCGCGCTTGATAAGCTTTTCAAACTGTTGGAGAAACTGTTGATTCACAGAACTGGCTCGAATCCAAGGAGAGATGATCATCAGACGTTCTTGGCTATCATTTAGAGCCTGTTCCAGAAGCGGACGGTGTTCGTACATCTCTAACCATCGCATAGGAACTGAAGCTAGGCGCGAATCAAGTTTGGCTTTAAGTCCCTCTATTTGCTGTTGTGCTTCTTGAAGTTGTTGCTCAAGAATGAGTTTTGCTTCATCGTCCTCAGTTTGTTCAATACTGTTTCGAGTTGTGTTTATTTGTTCTTCTAGCTGAGCTTGAGCCGCAGATACTTCTTCCTTAAGAGCTTCAACTTCTTGTAATGGAGCTTGAGCAACAAAATCATGCCCTAAAACTTCTTCAGCCAGCTTTCGGGGCGTGCTTTCCCTCAATGATTCTAGAATGCGAAGTTTTCTAACACCATCAGTACGAGCAAAGGCTTCTTCATGTTCATTGGATAGAACAGCATCAATAGCAAAGGCAACCTGAACATCATCACTATCTTTTGCCTTATAGATTAGTGCTAAGGCAGGTTGGAAAAACCTTTGCCTTCTTTCAATAGCTTTCAAGGCTAGCAAATCACGCTCTTGTTTGGATCTTGCTTTAATTTTCTCCTCAATTTTGTGAATAATTGCATCCACATCTTTGAGTTTGAGGTCTGACAATTCTGGAGGTTTATTCGGCGATGGTTCAATTTCTATAATTCCTTGGTTGCGTAAGTCTTTAGGCTTTAGCAAACTTGACTCCAAGTATCCGTACCAACGAGGATGTCGTAGGAGTCCATCAAAGTTGATATCAAAGGTTCGCTCCTCTGGAACAACAATTTTGGCTGCACGGAGAGTCTCCTTTCCTTTCTTAGTTAATTGCCAAACTTGCATTAGAGAGCTATCAGGGGCAATGAGATCGATATCCTCACTTATTCTTAAATTAATCATTGCATCCCTGACAATCGGCTGCTCCAGACCCAGAAAACCTGCAATATCCTGTTCTGAGGCAAGACCAATGTCAATAGCTTTTAAGACATATTCTTCTATCGGAGGAATTGGCTTACGGAGTTGGGTTAGCGCTTGAACCGTAATTTTATAAACGGGTAAACCGACGGCTTTACAACAAACAAGGTCAAAACCTGTTCGATTGTCATAACGACGCAGTTCTTCTGGGGTGAGAGGAGCTGATTCTTCTAAATTCATCGGCTAGCCTCCTTAAGGACGCAGTTTTTCTCGTGATGCTCAACATACTCCAGAACTCTATGTAATGGATTGTCTTGACTCAAGGTTCGACAGAAATAGTGATCTCCTACAATAACTAATCCAACCTTACCCCTTGATAAAGCCACATTCATTCGCTCTGAATCACGTAGAAAACCTACCTTACCTTCTTTGTTAGAGCGGGTCACGGAGTACACGGCAATATCTGCCTCACGTCCTTGGAAGGCGTCAACTGTATTGCACTCAACTTTCAAGGCTTGCCAGTTGTTTAATAATGACGCCAATCGGCGATTGAGCAACTTTAGCTGTGCTGCGTACCCAGTTAAGACAGCAATACTGTAGTTCTTCTGAGCTTCTACTGCCATCCGGTTGAGCTGATTTAGAAGCTCAACTATGACTTTGGCCTCACAGGGATTATTAAAGCTAGAATTAGCAGACTGTTCCCGACAATTGGGGAGTTTAGCTGTTGTCAACCAAGTTACAGGCTGTGGTAAAACTTGAAGCAGGTTTTTATCTACATCATCTCTAGCACTTTTGAGTTTACCATCATAGAAGCACTCACTGATAAGATTACCAATTGGTGCAACCATCCGATGTTGAATGGTTAACATTTTGCAGCACCCATCAGGGAGAGTCCTAAGTAGGTAATCAAATAATGTTTCCCTGATGTCATCTGGTTCTAAATCATACTTGCTGAGAAAATCAGCATTTCTACTAGCTTCATCTTGGAATGGTGGCAGTTGTTTCGGGTCGCCAACGAGTATCCAGCGATGCGAGCGGGCTATCGGCACTAATACTTCTGTTGCCGTAGCTTTTGAAGCTTCATCGATAATACAGAGGTCGAATTCTATATCTTGAATGTCTCTAGGAATGCCGATACAAGTTCCGGCTATGACTTGCGATCGCTTAATCA
Above is a window of Allocoleopsis franciscana PCC 7113 DNA encoding:
- a CDS encoding phospholipase D-like domain-containing protein, which gives rise to MNLEESAPLTPEELRRYDNRTGFDLVCCKAVGLPVYKITVQALTQLRKPIPPIEEYVLKAIDIGLASEQDIAGFLGLEQPIVRDAMINLRISEDIDLIAPDSSLMQVWQLTKKGKETLRAAKIVVPEERTFDINFDGLLRHPRWYGYLESSLLKPKDLRNQGIIEIEPSPNKPPELSDLKLKDVDAIIHKIEEKIKARSKQERDLLALKAIERRQRFFQPALALIYKAKDSDDVQVAFAIDAVLSNEHEEAFARTDGVRKLRILESLRESTPRKLAEEVLGHDFVAQAPLQEVEALKEEVSAAQAQLEEQINTTRNSIEQTEDDEAKLILEQQLQEAQQQIEGLKAKLDSRLASVPMRWLEMYEHRPLLEQALNDSQERLMIISPWIRASSVNQQFLQQFEKLIKRGVQVFIGYGLGEKDNDKRYPSDIKAEENIQKLARQYKNSFVLKRLGDTHAKILISDTKFAVTTSFNWLSFRGDRDRTFRDERGTLVSDPQKIDELFDSYRSRFDQ